The Phytohabitans houttuyneae genome has a segment encoding these proteins:
- a CDS encoding anthrone oxygenase family protein has translation MNAPASYQVAAEQAAGPSLLAGIVLVLATMTTGVITGVFGLYANTIMPGLGKTDDRTFVGAFQQIDRAIINPLFMTFFFGALILTGLAGALHLGAAGRRALPWIAVAFALYLVVVIITMAVNVPLNDAIKSAGAPDSISDLAQVRRDFDEARWRAFNWVRVVLTTGSFALLCVALLLNGRRR, from the coding sequence GTGAACGCTCCCGCCTCGTACCAGGTGGCCGCCGAACAGGCCGCCGGCCCCTCGCTGCTCGCCGGGATCGTGCTCGTCCTGGCCACCATGACCACCGGTGTCATCACCGGCGTCTTCGGCCTGTACGCGAACACGATCATGCCCGGACTGGGCAAAACCGACGACCGCACCTTTGTCGGGGCGTTCCAGCAGATCGACCGGGCCATCATCAACCCGCTGTTCATGACGTTCTTCTTCGGCGCGCTCATCCTCACCGGGCTGGCCGGGGCGCTGCACCTCGGCGCCGCCGGCCGGCGCGCGCTGCCGTGGATCGCGGTCGCGTTCGCGCTGTACCTGGTCGTCGTGATCATCACGATGGCGGTGAACGTGCCGCTCAACGACGCCATCAAGTCGGCCGGCGCGCCGGACAGCATCAGCGACCTGGCCCAGGTGCGCCGCGACTTCGACGAGGCCCGGTGGCGTGCCTTCAACTGGGTCCGGGTCGTGCTGACCACCGGCTCGTTCGCGCTGCTCTG
- a CDS encoding peptidoglycan-binding domain-containing protein translates to MALPLPLTGRTRRWLLARGLTVAAAAAGANAIFAGRASALPAVDMELVLLAAQVDPPKPDTGLTPGASGHVREVEAALNAKGLLSAGAVDGHFGTSTVSAYAAWQRSLGYTGLDANGIPGPTSLTRLGEGRFTVTRAVSTGSRTDTYGGRRVNTRTRDMLAAADATLSFGLVLSQGSYTSSNPSSAGTHDGGGVVDISVTSLTTTQRWQAVRALRTVGFAAWLRNPSQGDWPYHIHAVAVSDPDLAQAARNQVHDHYFGRNGLANHAADDTPTAYRVPFTWWEQYRRG, encoded by the coding sequence ATGGCGCTGCCACTTCCCCTGACCGGCCGGACGAGGCGATGGCTGCTCGCCCGCGGCCTGACCGTCGCGGCGGCGGCCGCCGGCGCCAACGCGATCTTCGCCGGCCGGGCGTCCGCGCTGCCGGCCGTCGACATGGAGCTGGTCCTGCTCGCCGCGCAGGTCGACCCGCCGAAGCCCGACACCGGCCTCACCCCCGGCGCGAGTGGCCACGTGCGCGAGGTCGAGGCCGCGCTGAACGCCAAGGGCCTGCTCTCCGCCGGCGCCGTCGACGGCCACTTCGGCACCTCGACGGTCTCGGCCTACGCGGCCTGGCAGCGGTCGCTCGGCTACACCGGCCTCGACGCCAACGGCATTCCCGGACCCACGTCGCTGACCCGGCTCGGCGAGGGCCGGTTCACGGTGACCAGGGCCGTGTCCACCGGCTCCCGCACCGACACGTACGGCGGCCGCCGGGTCAACACCCGCACCCGCGACATGCTCGCCGCCGCCGACGCCACGCTCTCCTTCGGCCTGGTGCTCAGCCAGGGCTCGTACACGTCGTCGAACCCCAGCTCCGCCGGCACCCACGACGGCGGCGGGGTCGTCGACATCTCGGTGACGAGCCTGACCACCACGCAACGCTGGCAGGCGGTGCGGGCGCTGCGCACGGTCGGCTTCGCCGCCTGGCTGCGCAACCCGTCCCAGGGCGACTGGCCGTACCACATCCACGCCGTCGCCGTCTCCGACCCGGACCTCGCCCAGGCCGCCCGCAACCAGGTGCACGACCACTACTTCGGCCGCAACGGGCTGGCCAACCACGCGGCCGACGACACGCCCACCGCCTACCGCGTCCCCTTCACGTGGTGGGAGCAGTACCGGCGGGGATGA
- a CDS encoding glycoside hydrolase family 44 protein, producing MRTRLLPLAAATLLATTGAFVATPPAAAADGPALFVDLTNDRHPISPHVYGMNFADEALADELDLPVRRWGGNATTRYHYAYDTTNRASDWFFENIAEENADPAALPDGSSTDEFVEQDRRTGTDSILTLPLIGWAPKARDGSCGFSVAKYGPQERTDEWRPDCGNGVRPDGTPVTGNDPRDTSVPVGPEYVTAWLSHLTAKYGTAAEGGVKFYNLDNEPDIWHSTHRDVHPTGASSAELRDQAYAIGAAVKAADPSAATLGPVGWGWTSWDHSGLDQETCGRTGCWANPPDRPARDGLPFTTWYLRQMRDYEQAHGVRVLDYFDMHFYPQASGVAFGSGTDPATNALRLRSTRALWDPSYVDESWINTQVRLVPRMRELVAANYPGTKTAITEYNWGALGHINGALTQADVLGIFGREGLDLATLWAPPAAGEPGAYAFRMYRNYDGSGGRFGDVNVRATSADQEKLSVYGAERTADGALTLMVVNKSGTELTSQLRMFGRRGGTAQVYRYGAADLTAITRAPDQPVALMPSGAADAGFTHTYPADSVTLFVLPRSPVDSQPPTAPGQPQVTGVTDTSVGLRWAPSTDDVGVTGYDVWAQHTDVVYKAATSTGPSVTVTGLNPAGEYRFTVRARDAAGRESPPSPAVTVVTAQRPGGPPLVAQYLNLDWAPTDGLIRPGLRLANTTTTPIALSRLKLRYWFTRDGGAPSFQTWCDSAAVGCGAVTRRVVTLATPRPRADAYLEVGFTGAAGILGGSSVTGPVQLRVAKRDQSAFTESNDYSWSPNAPSYANTARVTVYLDGVRVGGTEP from the coding sequence GTGCGCACAAGACTCCTCCCGCTCGCCGCCGCGACGCTGCTCGCCACCACCGGTGCCTTCGTCGCGACGCCACCCGCCGCGGCGGCCGACGGGCCGGCCCTCTTCGTCGACCTCACCAACGACCGGCACCCGATCAGCCCGCACGTCTACGGCATGAACTTCGCCGACGAGGCCCTCGCGGACGAGCTCGACCTGCCGGTGCGGCGCTGGGGCGGCAACGCGACCACCCGCTACCACTACGCGTACGACACCACGAACCGCGCCTCGGACTGGTTCTTCGAAAACATCGCCGAGGAGAACGCGGACCCGGCGGCGCTGCCGGACGGCTCGTCCACCGACGAGTTCGTCGAGCAGGACCGGCGGACCGGCACCGACAGCATCCTCACGCTGCCGCTGATCGGGTGGGCGCCGAAGGCGCGCGACGGCTCGTGCGGCTTCTCGGTCGCCAAGTACGGCCCGCAGGAGCGCACCGACGAGTGGCGGCCGGACTGCGGAAACGGCGTGCGCCCGGACGGTACCCCGGTCACCGGCAACGACCCGCGGGACACGAGCGTGCCGGTCGGTCCGGAGTACGTGACGGCGTGGCTTTCGCACCTCACCGCCAAGTACGGCACCGCGGCCGAGGGCGGGGTGAAGTTCTACAACCTCGACAACGAGCCGGACATCTGGCACAGCACCCACCGCGACGTGCACCCCACCGGCGCGAGCTCGGCGGAGCTGCGCGACCAGGCGTACGCGATCGGCGCCGCCGTGAAGGCCGCCGACCCCTCCGCCGCGACGCTCGGCCCGGTCGGCTGGGGCTGGACGTCGTGGGATCACTCCGGCCTGGACCAGGAGACCTGCGGCCGCACCGGCTGCTGGGCAAACCCGCCGGACCGCCCGGCGCGCGACGGGCTGCCGTTCACCACCTGGTACCTGCGGCAGATGCGGGACTACGAGCAGGCGCACGGCGTCCGCGTCCTGGACTACTTCGACATGCACTTCTACCCTCAGGCCTCCGGCGTCGCGTTCGGCAGCGGCACCGACCCGGCGACGAACGCGCTGCGGCTGCGCTCCACCCGCGCGCTGTGGGATCCGTCCTACGTGGACGAGAGCTGGATCAACACGCAGGTGCGCCTCGTGCCGCGCATGCGCGAGCTCGTCGCCGCCAACTACCCGGGCACCAAGACGGCGATCACCGAGTACAACTGGGGTGCGCTCGGGCACATCAACGGCGCGCTCACCCAGGCCGACGTCCTGGGCATCTTCGGCCGCGAGGGCCTCGACCTGGCCACGCTGTGGGCGCCGCCGGCCGCGGGCGAGCCCGGCGCGTACGCCTTCCGCATGTACCGCAACTACGACGGGAGCGGCGGCCGGTTCGGCGACGTCAACGTCCGCGCCACCAGCGCCGACCAGGAAAAGCTTTCGGTGTACGGCGCGGAGCGCACCGCCGACGGCGCGCTCACGCTCATGGTTGTCAACAAGAGCGGCACGGAGCTGACCAGCCAGCTGCGGATGTTCGGCCGCCGTGGGGGCACGGCGCAGGTCTACCGGTACGGTGCCGCCGACCTCACCGCCATCACCCGCGCGCCGGACCAGCCCGTGGCGCTGATGCCGAGCGGGGCGGCCGACGCCGGCTTCACGCACACGTACCCGGCCGACTCGGTCACGCTCTTCGTGCTGCCGCGCTCCCCTGTGGACAGCCAGCCGCCGACCGCGCCGGGCCAGCCGCAGGTGACCGGGGTGACCGACACGTCCGTCGGGCTGCGCTGGGCACCGTCCACAGACGACGTGGGCGTGACCGGGTACGACGTGTGGGCGCAGCACACCGACGTCGTTTACAAGGCCGCCACGTCCACCGGTCCCTCGGTGACCGTCACCGGGCTGAACCCGGCCGGCGAGTACCGCTTCACCGTGCGGGCCCGGGACGCGGCCGGACGCGAGTCGCCGCCGTCGCCGGCCGTGACCGTGGTGACCGCCCAGCGTCCGGGCGGCCCGCCGCTCGTCGCCCAGTACCTCAACCTCGACTGGGCGCCCACCGACGGCCTGATCCGGCCGGGCCTGCGCCTGGCCAACACCACCACGACGCCGATCGCCCTGTCCCGGCTCAAGCTGCGCTACTGGTTCACCCGCGACGGCGGCGCGCCGTCCTTCCAGACCTGGTGCGACTCCGCGGCGGTCGGGTGCGGCGCGGTGACCAGACGCGTCGTGACGCTGGCGACGCCCCGGCCGCGCGCCGACGCCTACCTCGAGGTCGGTTTCACGGGCGCGGCGGGCATCCTGGGCGGCTCGTCGGTGACCGGGCCGGTGCAGCTGCGGGTGGCCAAGCGCGACCAGAGCGCGTTCACCGAGTCGAACGACTACAGCTGGTCGCCGAACGCGCCCTCGTACGCCAACACCGCGAGGGTGACCGTGTACCTCGACGGCGTCCGCGTCGGCGGCACCGAGCCCTGA